The Paramisgurnus dabryanus chromosome 1, PD_genome_1.1, whole genome shotgun sequence genome includes a window with the following:
- the gpr142 gene encoding probable G-protein coupled receptor 142 has translation MIDWHNGTVPGPMEDEHSIEERSKCVLSYIPVIYYSALLCVGVPVNILTLVALSRLAVRTQKSLYVYLLALTGSDILSQLFIIFVGFLLETAVFHRDVPVLLLRSVNMLEFAANHASIWATVPLTVDRYVALCHPLLHRQISYPARARRIIAVVLTLALASGVPFFWWSDMWRVGHPPNSLDTALIWSHVTIIYFLPCSIFLMLNSLIILRLRNRQKKHMCQEDVGQQLALPCKLGKTTAMLLAVTSVFAVLWAPRTGVVLYHLYVSSVYRDWRVHLAYDLANMIAMLNTAVNFFLYCFVSKPFRAAVRDVVMFRGAPLHPPRPLHHQRSPANASTSSISSAIKRSQREVAPLSPKSADITT, from the exons ATGATTGACTGGCACAATGGCACGGTGCCCGGTCCCATGGAGGACGAACACAGCATTGAGGAGCGATCAAAGTGTGTGCTGTCTTACATTCCTGTCATCTACTACAGTGCTCTCTTGTGTGTTGGAGTCCCAG TGAACATCCTGACATTAGTGGCTCTCTCCCGACTGGCTGTTCGGACCCAGAAATCGCTCTATGTGTATCTTTTGGCTCTAACTGGCTCGGACATCCTCAGCCAGCTCTTCATCATCTTCGTGGGCTTCCTCCTGGAAACGGCCGTGTTCCACCGAGACGTCCCTGTGCTGCTGCTCCGGTCCGTCAACATGCTGGAGTTTGCCGCTAACCATGCCTCCATCTGGGCCACCGTACCTCTCACGGTAGACCGCTACGTTGCTCTGTGCCACCCGCTGCTTCACCGGCAGATCAGTTACCCGGCACGGGCCCGACGGATCATTGCAGTGGTGCTCACGTTAGCTTTGGCATCCGGTGTGCCGTTCTTCTGGTGGTCGGACATGTGGAGGGTCGGCCATCCACCTAACTCATTGGACACCGCCCTGATTTGGAGCCATGTGACTATTATTTACTTTCTTCCATGCAGCATCTTCCTGATGCTAAACTCATTGATCATCCTAAGGCTTCGGAATAGACAGAAGAAGCACATGTGCCAAGAGGACGTCGGGCAGCAGCTGGCATTGCCATGCAAGCTGGGTAAAACCACAGCTATGCTGTTAGCCGTGACTTCTGTGTTCGCCGTGCTATGGGCACCTCGTACCGGAGTGGTGCTCTATCATCTCTACGTGTCATCGGTGTACAGAGACTGGCGCGTGCATCTCGCCTACGACCTAGCCAACATGATAGCCATGCTAAACACTGCTGTGAATTTCTTTCTGTACTGTTTTGTCAGCAAGCCCTTCAGAGCAGCGGTGAGGGACGTTGTGATGTTTCGAGGGGCCCCGTTGCACCCTCCCCGGCCCCTGCATCACCAGCGCAGCCCCGCCAATGCCTCCACATCATCGATTTCAAGCGCCATCAAACGTTCACAGAGGGAGGTCGCCCCTCTCTCTCCCAAAAGCGCAGACATCACCACGTAG